Part of the Sphingopyxis sp. 113P3 genome, CGGGCCATTCAACGACACCGATTGCACCGAGCTTAAAGCGGGCGACCGCGCCCGCATCCAGATGATTTACGTGCCGGCGACGCGGGACGGGGCCTCCCAGGTGACTGCCTTTTTGCGCGGCAGGCTGTGGCGCGCCATCAACTGGTCGCAGGGAGTCCGCGACACGTTCGCAGACGCCGGCACTGCCTTGAACGGCGCTTTCGCCGGAGAGCCGGCCGTCGATGTGATTGCCGCAGCGGTGACCCGGCGGTGGCAGGAAGTTTACACAGCCGGGACCGACACGACGCCGGTCTTCCGCCCGCTCGATCTGCGTTTTGAGCATTTCATCCGGAAGGTAGAGGTAGTCTTCCGCCCCGACGAGGCCGGCCGGGAGCGAGCCCTCGATGACCTGAGCGACGGCCAGCGGTCGCTCTTCCATTTGGCGATGACCGCGGCGACACTGGAGGTGGAAGCCGGGATCGTCGCCGATCCTGCTGGGGCCGGTTTCCAAGCTGGCGGCGTTCCGCTGCCGGCTCTCACGCTGATTGCGATCGAGGAGCCCGAGAACAACCTTGCTCCCTTTTATCTCTCCCGCATCATCCGCCAGATTCAGGATCTGACGAAGGCTCCGCAGGCGCAGGCCGTGGTCTCCAGTCATTCGCCAAGCATCCTCGCCCGGGTGGATCCGACGCAGGTCCGCTACTTCCGGCTCGATCCGAACGATCAAACGGCCCGCATTCGCCCGATCAGCCTCCCCGTTGGCGAGGAAGAGGCATCGAAATTCATACGCGAGGCAGTGCGGACCTATCCCGAGCTCTATTTCGCGCGCTTCGTCGTCCTGGGAGAAGGTGCGTCCGAGGAGGTCGTTCTTCCCCGCATCGCCGAAGCGATGGGTCTCGACATCGATCGATCTTTCGTCGCGGTCGTTCCGTTGGGCGGTCGCCATGTGAACCACCTCTGGCGACTGCTGACCGATCTCGACATTCCCTACGCGACGCTGCTGGATCTCGACTGGGGCCGAGCCGGTGGCGGATGGGGGCGTATCAAGACGGCGTGTACGCAATTGCTCGCAAACAACGTCGCGCCTCAGGCTATTTTCGGACAGCACCTCAGTCCACAGGGTCCGGCCGCCAACCTGTTGGCCTTTGACGCTCTGCCGCCAGCGGATTTTGCGCACATTACGCAGTGGGTGCAGTGGCTGCGCCAATTCAACGTCTTCTTCTGCACACCCCTCGACCTCGACTATTCGATGCTGAAGGCCCTCCCGCTCGCCTACCAAATCGTCGAACCCGGCCGCCAAGGGCCCTCGCCTGCAGGGGAGCCGCGCACGGCGGTTCTCGGTGACGACGGTTTGCCTCACCTTTACGCTGCCGACCAGGACGTTTTGATGCGTTGGTATCGCTATCTGTTCCTGGGGCGCGGCAAGCCTAGCACCCACGTTCGGGTGTTGAGTGCACAAGACCCTGCTGCCCTCGCAGCTGCCGCTCCCGAAGAACTGGGCGCACTCCTGACCTCGATTGTCGCTCGTCTTACCCCACCGCCTTCCGCGAGTGCCTGACTATGCGCCTTATTCGACGAGAGGACTGGCGCCCCAGCGGCATTAACGATCTCGAACCGGCGGCGTGGAACGCCCTCCGCCACGCCGGCTCAGCGTGCGTGGTCGCAGGCCCTGGCGCCGGCAAGACCGAGTTTCTGGCTCAACGCGCCAACTATCTGCTTGAGACGGGCCTCTGCCGGGCGCCGCACCGCGTACTGGCGATTTCATTCAAAACAGATGCAGCCAACAATCTCGCGTCGCGCGTCCGCCAGCGGTGCCCGCCAGAGTTCGCCAATCGGTTCGTGTCGGTCACCTTCGACGCCTTCACCAAAAGCCTGGTTGATCGCTTCCTAAACGCCATTCCCACCGACTGGCGCCCGACCCGGCCCTACGAAATCGCCTTCCCAAAGCACAAGGCGATAGATGGCTTCCTGACGCTCACCCGGCTCAGTGCACCGCAGGAATGGCAGGCCGAGATCGCCGGCTACAGCGCGAGCGACTTCGAACCCAAGATCGTCGGCAGTTATCGCCTACCCATAGGACCCATCGTGCCCCAGAACGCCGCCGGGTTCGCCATTGCTCGCTGGTGGGCCACGCAACTGCAGGCGGGCCAGCCCTCTACACTTACATTCGTCGGCATCAACCGGCTCGCCGAACTGCTGCTCCGGACCAATCCCCACATCCGTCGTGCGCTTGCTGCCACCTATCCTTTTGTTTTCGTAGATGAGTTTCAGGACACAACCTACGCGCAATACGATTTCCTGCTCTCGACCTTCTTGGGCGGACAGACGATCATCACCGGCGTCGGT contains:
- a CDS encoding ATP-dependent nuclease, with the translated sequence MFIERLSLTNFRCFGPNETSVDLTSDLTTFVGINGAGKTALMQALQRLFGVTGDQRSLRRQDFHVPSTELVAPLQRNFVLEAIIAFPELDADGAGGAAIPEFFHQMAADEAGKLKCRLRLEATWTDDGSLDGVIEQKYWAVRTFGPFNDTDCTELKAGDRARIQMIYVPATRDGASQVTAFLRGRLWRAINWSQGVRDTFADAGTALNGAFAGEPAVDVIAAAVTRRWQEVYTAGTDTTPVFRPLDLRFEHFIRKVEVVFRPDEAGRERALDDLSDGQRSLFHLAMTAATLEVEAGIVADPAGAGFQAGGVPLPALTLIAIEEPENNLAPFYLSRIIRQIQDLTKAPQAQAVVSSHSPSILARVDPTQVRYFRLDPNDQTARIRPISLPVGEEEASKFIREAVRTYPELYFARFVVLGEGASEEVVLPRIAEAMGLDIDRSFVAVVPLGGRHVNHLWRLLTDLDIPYATLLDLDWGRAGGGWGRIKTACTQLLANNVAPQAIFGQHLSPQGPAANLLAFDALPPADFAHITQWVQWLRQFNVFFCTPLDLDYSMLKALPLAYQIVEPGRQGPSPAGEPRTAVLGDDGLPHLYAADQDVLMRWYRYLFLGRGKPSTHVRVLSAQDPAALAAAAPEELGALLTSIVARLTPPPSASA